From one Henningerozyma blattae CBS 6284 chromosome 1, complete genome genomic stretch:
- the TBLA0A04730 gene encoding uncharacterized protein: MKRDGLRYDAPSFDLFIDEDTRVKLAKLGIERHTLTADDIRQYINDYVQAAKNSIECGADGIEIHAANSYLLNQFIDPNSNNRTDKYGGTIENRSRFILEVVDAIVAAIGAEKVDIRFSPFHSFGGMSPEDDPLIISQYTCLIGQLEKRAQDVKRLAYIHIYEPRDNIDVGELSEEVETFPIDFVYSVWKGIIIRTSNLPLLPNVTKTVLKANRTLLGYRRYFLSNPDLVDRLENGLPLNNYDRATMFTQTKAGYIDYPTYDEALKMNW; this comes from the coding sequence ATGAAAAGGGATGGCTTAAGGTACGATGCGCCAAGTTTTGATCTTTTCATAGATGAAGATACAAGGGTAAAACTAGCAAAATTAGGTATCGAGCGGCATACTTTAACCGCAGATGATATTAGACAATATATTAATGACTACGTTCAAGCAGCTAAGAACTCTATTGAATGTGGAGCAGATGGCATTGAAATTCATGCAGCTAATAGTTATCTTTTAAACCAATTTATTGATccaaattctaataatagaaCTGATAAGTATGGTGGCACCATTGAAAACAGATCAAGGTTTATTTTAGAAGTTGTAGATGCAATCGTTGCAGCTATTGGTGCCGAAAAAGTTGATATTAGATTTTCCCCTTTCCATTCCTTTGGTGGTATGTCTCCAGAAGATGATCCCCTCATCATCTCGCAATATACTTGTCTTATTGGTCAACTAGAGAAAAGAGCTCAAGATGTCAAAAGGTTAGCttatattcatatatatgAGCCTCGTGATAATATAGATGTCGGTGAATTAAGTGAAGAAGTTGAAACATTCCcaattgattttgtttattCTGTTTGGAAGggtatcattattagaacAAGCAATCTACCCTTGCTTCCAAATGTAACTAAAACTGTTCTCAAAGCAAATAGAACTTTATTAGGTTATAGAAgatattttctttcaaatccAGACTTGGTAGATCGTTTAGAAAATGGTTTgcctttaaataattatgaCAGAGCTACTATGTTTACTCAAACTAAGGCAGGTTATATTGATTATCCAACTTACGATGAAGCTCTTAAAATGAATTGGTAG